In a single window of the Magnolia sinica isolate HGM2019 chromosome 7, MsV1, whole genome shotgun sequence genome:
- the LOC131251623 gene encoding uncharacterized protein LOC131251623 — protein MADSVDIILDFLKRNRFTRAEAALRGELSTRSDLNGLIANPLSEPKDSKNPLQDEKHNEIAPKRLSVGAQSSEISTELIVKEVECGNSRNGSDSKWKIGSSSENTSSDIYSWNFDPSERNSVPKDDGAIANNFSELKLSGPPSNSHIVLVPDRKNPAGVSKSGYGVESDLSGEKRMSWVGSTSKAENVDQPSKTSSGYAKDQPVDNPWSVSAGPMKTSYGAELDLSGEKRMSWVGSMSKPDNSNQACKPSSSFAKDQPLDNQWLISGGSKKPSSDSWKECSVVKTVFPFPMVDVTSNYDGILGSSDNRKEGKQNDIRAELKEQVDEVGRSLFLGKPQGTSEHKNVSCLDLVLVNENRKEELPRLPPVKLKSEDKSANIHWEEKADRRGSGMKMTSEDNTFLIGSFLDVPIGQEINSSGGKRTGGNSWLSVSQGIAEDASDLVSGFATIGDGLSESIDYPNEYWDSDEYDDDDDVGYMRQPIEDEAWFLAHEIDYPSDNEKGTGHGSVPDRPERGPMKDEDDDQSFAEEDSYFSGEQFFQANTIEQVAASEDPIGLSIASMYGRRDENDLIAQYDGQLMDEEELNLMRAEPVWQGFVTQNNELIMLGNGQVLNECERPRPDDLCMDDDQHGSVRSIGVGINSDAADIGSEVRESLVGGSSEGDVEYFCDHDVGIGSSKRCQQETNKSHLERSNRDKTRASEPDRHKYIMGPEKDTVGVSYNDGGFSFPPPLGTVDGMQADSGKQLWSSKGDMVMGEETDDYGNGLIGPDDMLATWRRKSTDSSPVKSSSRDENIGNVVRSNSTSSTLSDYGDEKGHVKEGRDDKVSDAREEDPGATIEDEEAVAVQEQVRQIKAQEDEFETFNLKIVHRKNRTGFEEDKNFHVVLNSVIAGRYHVTEYLGSAAFSKAIQAHDLHTGMDVCVKIIKNNKDFFDQSLDEIKLLKFVNKNDPADKYHILRLYDYFYYREHLLIVCELLKANLYEFHKFNRESGGEVYFTMPRLQSITIQCLEALQFLHGLGLIHCDLKPENILVKSYSRCEVKVIDLGSSCFQTDHLCSYVQSRSYRAPEVILGLPYDKKIDIWSLGCILAELCTGNVLFQNDSPATLLARVIGIIGSIDQDMLAKGRDTYKYFTKNHMLYERNQDTNRLEYLIPKKTSLRHRLPMGDQGFIDFVAHLLEINPKKRPTASEALKHSWLSYPYEPISS, from the exons ATGGCGGATTCTGTTGACATCATTTTGGATTTCTTGAAACGTAATCGGTTCACACGGGCTGAGGCTGCTCTACGTGGAGAGCTCAGTACCCGGTCTGATTTGAATGGGTTGATCGCTAACCCTCTTTCAGAACCAAAGGATTCAAAAAATCCTCTGCAAGATGAAAAACATAACGAAATTGCACCAAAACGCCTGAGCGTAGGTGCTCAATCCAGTGAGATCTCTACAGAACTCATCGTCAAGGAGGTAGAATGCGGGAATTCAAGAAATGGGTCTGATTCTAAATGGAAAATTGGGTCGAGTTCAGAGAACACTTCAAGTGATATTTATTCGTGGAATTTTGATCCAAGTGAGCGTAATTCTGTGCCGAAGGATGATGGGGCGATTGCGAACAATTTCTCGGAACTGAAATTATCCGGGCCACCATCAAACTCTCATATTGTTTTGGTTCCAGATAGAAAGAATCCGGCTGGGGTGTCAAAATCTGGTTATGGAGTCGAGTCAGATTTGTCGGGGGAGAAGAGAATGTCATGGGTCGGAAGCACGAGTAAAGCAGAGAATGTTGATCAACCGAGTAAAACTAGTAGTGGCTATGCTAAAGATCAGCCAGTGGATAATCCATGGTCGGTAAGTGCAGGACCCATGAAGACCAGTTATGGAGCTGAGTTGGACTTGTCAGGTGAGAAGAGAATGTCATGGGTTGGAAGCATGAGCAAACCAGATAATTCCAATCAAGCGTGCAAACCCAGCAGCAGTTTTGCTAAAGATCAGCCACTGGATAATCAGTGGTTGATAAGCGGGGGATCCAAGAAGCCTTCTTCAGACTCGTGGAAAGAGTGCTCTGTTGTCAAGACTGTTTTCCCATTCCCGATGGTGGATGTGACATCCAATTATGATGGTATTCTTGGTTCAAGTGACAATAGAAAAGAAGGAAAGCAGAATGATATCAGGGCGGAGCTGAAAGAGCAGGTTGATGAGGTTGGCAGATCATTGTTTCTGGGGAAACCTCAAGGAACTTCAGAACACAAGAATGTCAGTTGTTTAGATTTGGTGCTTGTTAATGAAAATCGCAAGGAAGAGCTGCCACGGCTGCCTCCTGTTAAACTTAAGTCAGAGGACAAGTCAGCAAACATTCATTGGGAGGAAAAGGCGGACCGCCGTGGGTCTGGAATGAAGATGACTAGTGAGGATAACACATTCTTGATAGGATCATTTCTAGATGTTCCAATCGGGCAAGAAATCAACTCTTCAG GTGGAAAGAGAACAGGCGGAAATAGTTGGCTATCCGTAAGTCAGGGAATTGCTGAGGATGCTTCTGACTTGGTTTCTGGTTTTGCAACTATTGGTGATGGATTGAGCGAATCCATTGACTACCCCAATGAATACTGGGATTCCGAcgaatatgatgatgatgatgatgttgggtACATGAGACAGCCTATTGAAGATGAGGCCTGGTTTCTGGCTCATGAGATTGACTACCCAAGCGACAATGAGAAGGGGACGGGGCATGGGAGTGTTCCAGACCGACCGGAAAGGGGCCCCATGAAAGATGAGGATGATGACCAATCTTTTGCTGAGGAGGACTCTTACTTCTCAGGGGAGCAGTTTTTTCAGGCAAATACTATTGAACAAGTTGCTGCTTCTGAGGATCCTATTGGGCTTTCAATAGCTTCAATGTATGGGAGAAGAGATGAAAATGATCTGATTGCTCAGTATGATGGGCAGTTGATGGATGAAGAAGAGCTGAATTTGATGCGTGCAGAACCTGTTTGGCAGGGATTCGTTACTCAGAACAATGAACTCATCATGTTAGGAAATGGGCAAGTTCTTAATGAGTGTGAACGGCCTCGGCCAGATGACCTATGCATGGATGATGACCAACACGGTTCAGTCAGATCTATTGGTGTTGGTATTAACAGCGATGCAGCTGATATTGGCAGTGAAGTACGAGAAAGTTTGGTTGGAGGAAGTAGTGAAGGAGATGTTGAATACTTTTGTGATCACGATGTTGGCATTGGCAGTTCCAAGCGTTGTCAACAGGAGACGAACAAGAGCCATCTCGAGAGGTCGAACAGGGATAAGACAAGGGCAAGTGAGCCAGATAGgcataaatacatcatggggccTGAAAAGGATACAGTGGGAGTGAGCTATAATGATGGGGGATTTTCTTTCCCACCGCCTTTGGGAACTGTGGATGGGATGCAGGCTGACTCTGGTAAACAACTATGGTCAAGCAAGGGCGATATGGTGATGGGTGAGGAGACAGATGATTATGGTAATGGTTTGATAGGGCCCGATGACATGCTGGCCACATGGCGGCGAAAGAGCACTGATTCTTCACCTGTGAAGAGCTCTTCTAGAGATGAGAACATCGGTAATGTGGTAAGATCAAATTCAACTTCATCAACACTGTCAGACTATGGTGATGAAAAGGGGCATGTGAAGGAAGGTAGAGATGACAAAGTGAGCGATGCCAGAGAAGAAGATCCAGGGGCAACaattgaagatgaagaagcgGTGGCTGTGCAAGAGCAAGTGAGACAGATAAAGGCCCAGGAGGATGAATTCGAAACCTTTAATCTCAAGATTGTGCACAGGAAAAACAG AACTGGTTTCGAGGAGGATAAAAACTTCCATGTTGTTCTAAACTCGGTGATTGCTGGGCGTTATCATGTTACTGAATATCTAGGATCAGCGGCATTCAGCAAAGCTATTCAAGCGCATGACCTGCACACGGGCATGGACGTCTGTGTGAAAATTATAAAGAATAACAAGGATTTCTTTGATCAGAGCCTTGATGAAATAAAGCTTCTCAAGTTTGTTAACAAGAATGATCCTGCTGACAAATATCATATTCTCCGTCTATATGATTACTTCTACTATCGT GAACATTTGTTGATTGTATGTGAACTTCTCAAGGCAAACTTGTATGAATTTCACAAATTCAACAGAGAATCTGGGGGAGAGGTTTACTTTACGATGCCAAGGCTTCAG TCAATTACCATTCAGTGTTTGGAGGCACTTCAATTTCTGCATGGTCTTGGCCTTATTCATTGCGATTTGAAGCCTGAGAACATTTTGGTGAAGAGCTACAGTAGGTGTGAAGTGAAAGTCATTGACCTTGGAAGTAGTTGCTTCCAAACGGATCATCTATGCTCATATGTGCAGTCGCGGTCTTATCGTGCACCCGAGGTTATTTTGGGTCTTCCTTATGATAAGAAGATAGATATTTGGTCACTAGGCTGCATCTTGGCGGAACTCTGCACTGGAAAT